Proteins encoded together in one Kitasatospora albolonga window:
- a CDS encoding NADH-quinone oxidoreductase subunit M, whose translation MSFPLLTATAALPAIGAIATAAVPAAQRTVAKWVALFFSLGTLVLAGIVFARFEPGGDRYQLTESRSWIADFGVRYELGVDGIGVALLGLTALLIPFVIAAGWHDADPLETKSSRWRPTQGFFALILMVEAMVILSFLATDVFLFYILFEAMLIPMYFLIGGFGDRAHAGSDENAAKQRSYAAVKFLLYNLAGGLIMLAAVIGLYVVAGSFSLTEIAAARANGDLAMATSTERWLFLGFFLAFAIKAPLWPLHTWLPNAMGEATAPVAVLITAIVDKVGTFAMLRFCLGLFPEASKWATPVVIALALVSIVYGALLAVGQRDIKRLIAYASISHFGFIILGIFAMTSQGQSGATLYMVNHGISTAALLLVAGFLITRRGSRLIADYGGVQKVAPVLAGTFLIGGLATLSLPGLAPFVSEFLVLVGTFSAYPVAGIIATSGIVLAAIYVLVLYQRTMTGPVNESVRTMPDLKARELAVAVPLIALLLFLGVFPKPLTEVVNPAVKHTMSDVQKKDPQPEVEAAK comes from the coding sequence ATGTCCTTTCCCCTCCTGACCGCGACGGCGGCGCTCCCGGCCATCGGAGCCATCGCCACCGCCGCCGTCCCCGCCGCACAGCGCACCGTGGCCAAATGGGTCGCGCTGTTCTTCTCGCTGGGCACGCTCGTCCTGGCGGGCATCGTCTTCGCCCGCTTCGAACCGGGCGGCGACCGCTACCAGCTGACCGAGTCCCGGTCCTGGATCGCCGACTTCGGCGTCCGGTACGAACTCGGCGTGGACGGCATCGGGGTGGCCCTCCTCGGGCTCACCGCGCTGCTGATCCCGTTCGTCATCGCGGCGGGCTGGCACGACGCCGACCCCCTGGAGACGAAGTCCTCGCGCTGGCGGCCGACCCAGGGCTTCTTCGCCCTGATCCTCATGGTCGAGGCCATGGTGATCCTGTCGTTCCTCGCGACCGACGTCTTCCTCTTCTACATCCTGTTCGAAGCCATGCTCATCCCGATGTACTTCCTCATCGGCGGCTTCGGCGACCGGGCCCACGCGGGAAGCGACGAGAACGCCGCGAAGCAGCGCTCGTACGCGGCGGTCAAGTTCCTCCTCTACAACCTGGCCGGCGGCCTGATCATGCTGGCCGCCGTCATCGGGCTCTACGTGGTCGCGGGCAGCTTCTCGCTCACCGAGATCGCGGCGGCCCGGGCCAACGGCGACCTGGCGATGGCGACCAGCACCGAGCGGTGGCTCTTCCTCGGGTTCTTCCTCGCCTTCGCGATCAAGGCCCCGCTCTGGCCGCTGCACACCTGGCTGCCCAACGCGATGGGCGAGGCCACCGCACCGGTCGCCGTGCTCATCACCGCGATCGTCGACAAGGTCGGCACCTTCGCGATGCTCCGCTTCTGCCTCGGGCTCTTCCCGGAGGCCAGCAAGTGGGCGACCCCGGTCGTCATCGCCCTGGCGCTCGTCTCCATCGTCTACGGAGCGCTGCTCGCGGTCGGCCAGCGCGACATCAAGCGGCTCATCGCCTACGCCTCGATCTCGCACTTCGGCTTCATCATCCTGGGCATCTTCGCGATGACCAGCCAGGGCCAGTCGGGCGCCACGCTCTACATGGTCAACCACGGCATCTCCACCGCCGCGCTGCTGCTCGTCGCCGGATTCCTCATCACCCGGCGCGGCTCGCGGCTCATCGCGGACTACGGAGGGGTGCAGAAGGTCGCCCCCGTGCTGGCGGGCACCTTCCTCATCGGCGGTCTGGCGACCCTGTCGCTGCCGGGGCTCGCCCCGTTCGTCAGTGAGTTCCTGGTCCTCGTCGGCACGTTCAGCGCCTATCCGGTGGCCGGGATCATCGCCACCTCCGGCATCGTGCTCGCCGCGATCTACGTCCTCGTCCTCTACCAGCGGACGATGACCGGCCCGGTCAACGAGTCGGTGCGGACCATGCCCGACCTCAAGGCGCGTGAGCTGGCGGTCGCCGTACCGCTGATCGCGCTCCTGCTCTTCCTGGGCGTCTTCCCGAAGCCGCTCACCGAGGTCGTCAACCCGGCGGTCAAGCACACCATGTCCGACGTACAGAAGAAGGACCCCCAGCCCGAGGTGGAGGCCGCCAAGTGA
- a CDS encoding NADH-quinone oxidoreductase subunit N, protein MSATAVHNLWTTASGVTSAAPGDRFTAPTIEYAQLAPVLIIVVAAVLGILVEAFVPRRARYHTQLLLTVVALAAAFAAVVSLAAGGYGTTKAQIAAMGAIAIDGPTLFLQGTILLVAVVAVFTFAERRLDPTAHGRKVDSFAAQAGTVPGSDAEKAAVRAGFTTTEVFPLTLFSVAGLIVFPAANDLLTLFIALEVFSLPLYLLCAIARRKRLMSQEAAVKYFLLGAFSSAFMLFGIALLYGYAGSLSYATIANVVDGSVLEIDPALAGTMGNDALLLVGGAMILTGLLFKVGAVPFHMWTPDVYQGAPTPVTGFMAAATKVAAFGALLRLLYVVLPGLTWDLRPVLWAVAIITMLGGAVVAITQTDIKRLLAYSSIAHAGFILAGVIATSPEGVSSVLFYLGAYSFVTVGAFAVVTLVRDAGGEATHLSKWAGLGRRSPLVAAVFAVFLLAFAGIPLTSGFSGKFAVFKAAAESGAGALVVVGVISSAIAAFFYIRVIVLMFFSEPKADGPTVAVPSPLTMTTIAVGVAVTLVLGLAPQYFLDLAGQAGVFVR, encoded by the coding sequence GTGAGCGCAACAGCTGTCCACAACCTGTGGACGACGGCGAGCGGGGTGACATCCGCAGCCCCGGGGGACCGCTTCACGGCGCCCACCATCGAGTACGCCCAGCTCGCACCCGTCCTGATCATCGTGGTCGCCGCCGTCCTGGGCATCCTGGTGGAGGCGTTCGTCCCGCGCAGGGCCCGCTACCACACCCAGCTCCTGCTGACCGTGGTGGCGCTGGCCGCCGCGTTCGCCGCGGTGGTCTCCCTCGCGGCCGGCGGGTACGGCACCACGAAGGCCCAGATCGCGGCCATGGGCGCCATCGCGATCGACGGACCCACCCTGTTCCTCCAGGGGACCATCCTCCTGGTCGCCGTGGTGGCCGTCTTCACCTTCGCCGAACGGCGGCTCGACCCCACGGCCCACGGCAGGAAGGTCGACTCCTTCGCCGCCCAGGCCGGTACGGTGCCCGGCAGCGACGCCGAGAAGGCCGCCGTCCGCGCGGGCTTCACCACCACCGAGGTCTTCCCGCTGACCCTCTTCTCGGTGGCGGGCCTGATCGTCTTCCCCGCCGCCAACGATCTGCTGACCCTCTTCATCGCGCTGGAAGTCTTCTCGCTCCCGCTCTACCTCCTGTGCGCCATCGCCCGCCGCAAGCGGCTGATGTCCCAGGAAGCGGCCGTGAAGTACTTCCTGCTCGGCGCGTTCTCCTCGGCGTTCATGCTCTTCGGGATCGCCCTCCTCTACGGCTACGCGGGCTCCCTCTCGTACGCCACCATCGCCAACGTCGTCGACGGCTCGGTCCTGGAGATCGACCCGGCCCTCGCCGGGACCATGGGCAACGACGCGCTGCTCCTCGTCGGCGGCGCGATGATCCTGACCGGCCTGCTCTTCAAGGTCGGCGCCGTCCCGTTCCACATGTGGACCCCGGACGTCTACCAGGGCGCACCGACCCCGGTCACCGGCTTCATGGCCGCCGCCACCAAGGTCGCCGCGTTCGGCGCCCTGCTGCGGCTGCTGTACGTGGTGCTCCCCGGGCTCACCTGGGACCTGCGGCCGGTCCTGTGGGCGGTGGCCATCATCACGATGCTGGGCGGCGCGGTCGTCGCGATCACCCAGACCGACATCAAGCGGCTGCTGGCCTACTCCTCGATCGCGCACGCGGGCTTCATCCTCGCGGGTGTCATCGCGACCAGCCCGGAGGGGGTCTCCTCGGTCCTCTTCTACCTGGGCGCGTACTCCTTCGTGACGGTCGGCGCGTTCGCGGTCGTCACGCTGGTACGGGACGCGGGCGGCGAGGCCACGCACCTGTCGAAGTGGGCCGGGCTCGGCCGCCGCTCGCCGCTGGTCGCCGCGGTCTTCGCGGTGTTCCTGCTGGCCTTTGCCGGTATCCCGCTCACCTCGGGCTTCTCCGGGAAGTTCGCCGTCTTCAAGGCGGCGGCGGAGAGCGGCGCCGGTGCGCTGGTCGTGGTCGGTGTGATCTCCTCCGCGATCGCCGCCTTCTTCTACATCCGTGTCATCGTCCTGATGTTCTTCAGCGAGCCGAAGGCGGACGGCCCCACGGTCGCCGTCCCGTCCCCGCTGACCATGACGACGATCGCGGTCGGGGTGGCGGTCACGCTGGTGCTGGGCCTGGCCCCGCAGTACTTCCTGGACCTCGCGGGCCAGGCGGGGGTCTTCGTGCGGTAG